Proteins encoded together in one Juglans regia cultivar Chandler chromosome 9, Walnut 2.0, whole genome shotgun sequence window:
- the LOC118349479 gene encoding germin-like protein subfamily T member 1: MKIPSSSHIHMLSYLVVLLLLPLLSFAADPDSLQDFCVADLSASISVNGFPCKPASEVTSDDFFFDGLTKVGDTSNIFGSNVTGGNVLTFPALNTLGISMNRVDFAPGGVNPPHSHPRATESGVIIKGKLLVGFVTTGNVYHSKVLTAGQMFVIPRGLVHFQKNVGVGKALTIAAFNSQLPGAVVLPFTLFASTPSIPDDVLTRAFQVEEKVVKSIKSKFSS, encoded by the coding sequence ATGAAGATTCCATCAAGTTCACACATCCACATGCTGTCATACCTCGTTGTGTTGTTGCTTCTCCCCTTGCTTTCCTTTGCAGCCGACCCCGATTCATTACAGGATTTCTGTGTGGCGGATCTGAGTGCCTCTATATCGGTTAATGGCTTCCCTTGCAAACCTGCCTCAGAAGTAACTTCAGACGATTTCTTCTTTGATGGTTTAACCAAAGTGGGTGACACATCAAACATCTTTGGCTCGAACGTCACTGGAGGTAATGTCCTTACTTTTCCTGCACTCAACACGCTTGGGATTTCAATGAACAGAGTGGACTTTGCTCCGGGAGGAGTTAATCCACCCCACTCTCACCCTCGTGCAACCGAGAGCGGCGTGATTATCAAAGGGAAGCTACTAGTGGGGTTTGTGACAACTGGGAATGTGTATCACTCTAAAGTCTTGACTGCTGGGCAGATGTTTGTCATTCCTAGAGGACTTGTACACTTCCAAAAGAACGTTGGAGTAGGGAAGGCCCTTACCATCGCGGCATTCAACAGTCAGTTACCTGGGGCTGTGGTCCTACCCTTTACTCTCTTTGCTTCAACACCCTCGATTCCAGATGATGTTCTAACGAGGGCCTTCCAAGTAGAAGAAAAGGTTGTCAAATCTATAAAGTCGAAGTTCAGTTCTTGA